In Helianthus annuus cultivar XRQ/B chromosome 9, HanXRQr2.0-SUNRISE, whole genome shotgun sequence, the following are encoded in one genomic region:
- the LOC110933691 gene encoding zinc finger MYM-type protein 1-like, with protein sequence MTIIVRYVKFSSNSVIVEESFFGLLNANDTTGKGLFGVTYVELQYLGLEIDDIRGQGYDNGANLKGSHQGVQTRFLKENPRAFYTPCGSHSLNLTLCDMAYSCVKGKNNVNNWSLKSLSQTRWESRFESVKVIKLQLDDVWEALLQVGETDNDAAIAKEALGLVENQLRDLIFWYQLSFAIDEATEIASEMDIDPIFMKKRKIKRKKRKDETSSSEEVAFTVEENFKVNFFLYIVDQAIASLEKRFEQFKWYEGLFGFLFPRTLTIIKDVDLKSSCHRLENALRFKEKSDIDGEALYTELNLFRESLTNEFSSPVDVLEYMKEDDYSPEACIAYRILLTISVTVASAEKSFSKLKLLKSYIRSSMSQESLSGLAMIAIENEVLDDINFEELIHQFAIRNARRASRIIG encoded by the exons ATGACTATAATAGTGAGGTATGTAAAGTTCTCGTCTAATTCTGTTATTGTTGAGGAGTCATTTTTTGGGCTTTTGAATGCTAATGATACCACTGGGAAGGGACTATTTGGTGTAACTTATGTGGAGTTACAATATCTTGGTCTTGAAATTGATGACATTCGTGGCCAAGGATATGACAATGGGGCAAATTTGAAAGGGTCACATCAAGGAGTCCAAACgagatttttaaaagaaaatccaAGAGCATTTTACACTCCTTGTGGTAGCCATTCACTTAACCTTACATTATGTGATATGGCTTATAGTTGTGTTAAAggaaaga ATAATGTGAACAACTGGAGTCTAAAGTCATTGTCTCAAACTCGTTGGGAAAGTCGTTTTGAGAGTGTTAAGGTAATCAAATTGCAACTTGATGATGTGTGGGAAGCTTTGCTTCAAGTTGGAGAGAcagataatgatgctgcaattgCAAAGGAAGCATTAGGTTTAGTAGAAAATCAACTTAGGGATTTGATTTTTTGGTATCAATTGTCATTTG CGATTGATGAAGCTACGGAGATTGCTAGTGAAATGGATATTGATCCCATATTTATGAAAAAACGTAAGattaaaaggaaaaaaagaaaagaTGAGACTTCTAGTAGCGAAGAAGTTGCATTTACAGTAGAAGAGAATTTCAAAGTAAACTTTTTCTTATATATTGTGGATCAAGCTATTGCTTCTTTAGAGAAAAGATTTGAACAATTTAAATGGTACGAGGGTTTATTTGGTTTTTTGTTTCCACGTACGTTGACGATTATTAAAGATGTAGATCTTAAGTCATCTTGTCATCGTCTTGAAAATGCACTCAGGTTTAAAGAAAAATCGGATATTGATGGCGAGGCACTTTATACTGAGCTTAATTTATTTCGTGAATCACTAACCAATGAATTTAGTAGTCCTGTAGATGTTTTGGAGTATATGAAAGAAGACGATTATTCCCCAGAAGCATGCATTGCATATAGAATATTGTTGACTATTTCAGTCACTGTGGCATCTGCAGAAAAAAGTTTTTCGAAGTTGAAGTTATTGAAATCTTACATACGATCTTCAATGTCCCAAGAAAGTCTTAGTGGGTTGGCGATGATAGCTATCGAGAACGAAGTTTTAGATGATATAAACTTTGAAGAGTTGATTCACCAATTTGCTATCAGGAATGCAAGGAGAGCTTCACGAATCATTGGTTAG